The genomic window GTCAGGTGCGGAAGGGTGCGCAGCGCCGCCTCGACGGCGTCGGCGAGGTCCTTCTCCTGCCCGCTGACCGACGGGAAGTCGACCAGCAGGGCCGTGAGCGCGGGACCGTCGAGTGAAAGGTCGAGCGTGTGTCCATCCATGGCCACGAGCCTAAGGGAATGGGTCTCGGCCCCGGTCGTACTCTCCAGTACGGTGGGGCCCGTGCCCACGACCACCACCTCGCCCCGCCGCCGCCGCAGCCGCCTCTACCGCGTCTCGGCGGCTCTCGTCGTGTTCTTCGCCGTCGCCTGCTACATGGCCCTGCAGTACCTCTCCGGCAACAAGGGATCGCCCCGTTGCACCGTCGGCCCGGCGGGCGGCGGCGAGGGACGTACCTACGAGCTGAGCCCGGAACAGGCCGCCAACGCCGCGACGGTCTCCGCCGTGGGCACCACGCGCGGCCTGCCGGAGCGCGCCGTGACCATCGCCCTGGCGACCGCGTTGCAGGAGTCCGCGCTGCGCAACATCGATCACGGCGACCGGGACTCCCTCGGGCTCTTCCAGCAGCGCCCTTCGCAGGGCTGGGGCACGCCGGCGCAAATCATGGACCCCGTCTACTCGTCGGGGAAGTTCTACGAGCACCTCGTCGACGTCCCGGGCTACTCGCGGCTGCCCCTGACCGTGGCGGCGCAGCGCGTGCAGAAGAGCGGCTTCCCGCAGGCGTACGCGAAGCACGAGCCGGACGCGGCGCTGCTGTCCGCCGCGCTGACCGGCCGGGAACCCGCCTCGCTGACCTGCTCCTCCTCCGCGGCCACCGTCCCGGGGCCGGGCGACGCGGCCGTGGTGCGCACCGATCTGGTGCGCGCTTTCGGGAAGGGTGTGCTGCCCCCCGCCTCCTCCTCCGCGGGCGCCGCCGCCGCGAGCACGGTCTCGGTGCCCGTGCCGGCCGAGGACGGCGGGGCCTCCCGGCGCGGCTGGGAGCTCGCCCACTGGGCGGTCGCGCGCGCCGACACCCTGCGGATCGACCAGGTCGCGTACGCGGGCCGGATCTGGACCGCCGACACGGGCTGGCGGACGGAACGTGAGGATTCGGGCTCCGAAAGCGTCCGGATGAGGCTCGCTCACTAGTACGCCCCATCCTCCGTACGGGCCGTCCGGCCTCCGCCCGCCCCTGTTCGCCGGCGTCTCCTCCACCACCTCTCCGGAAGGGGTGGTTCCCTTGCGGCACAAGAGAAGTGACGCTTCATCAGGGGTCGGCCGAATACACCGTTCGCCCGGGTTCCTCCGTTGCGGATTATCTGACGCATTGCGCAGTCTTTACCTCGGTGCCCCGCAACCTTCCCCGCCCCCGGACCTGTTGTTCAGTGCGTCCGATCACCGGACAGGCGGATGCCGCATCCGCCGGCAACCGTCGACGTCCCGCCGAAGGAGCAACATGTCCCTCCCCCTGACCCGCCGGATCGCCCGTGCCGCCCTGCTGATCGCCGCGGCGGCACCCGTGGTCGGCGCGGCCGGCGCCGCGAGCGCCGCGGGGCTTCCGCAGACCCCCGCACTCGGCGGCCTGACCTCGCTCGACGGCGCGGGCCTGAGCAGCACGCTGGACTCCACCTCGAAGCAGGGCTCCGAGGTCGCGAACGACACCGGCGGCAAGGTGGTCGGCACGACCCTCCCCGCCGCGGGCAAGTCCCTGCAGCAGGCCGGCTCCGTGGCCGAGGGCGAGCTGTCGGGCGACACCCTGCCGACGAAGAGCCTGCCGACCAAGGGCCTGCCGATCGGCTGATGAGCCGGTGTGCGCCCCGCACGGGCGCGCGAAGGGGCCTCGGGAGTGCGCACTCCCGAGGCCCCTCGGCGTTTCTCCCGCTGTCAGGCGAGCCGCTCGGCCGCCGCGTCCACACGCTCGTCCGAGGCGGTCAGCGCCACCCGCACGAAGTGGTCACCGGCGGGGCCGTAGAAGTCGCCCGGCGCGACCAGGATGCCGAGTCCGGCGAGGTACGCCACGGTGTCCCAGCACGGCTCGTCACGGGTGGCCCACAGGTAGAGGCTGGCCTCGCTGTGCTCGATCCGGAAGCCGTGGGCCTCCAGCGCCGCCCGCAGGACCGTGCGCCGCCGCGCGTACCGCGCCCGCTGCTGCGTCACGTGCTCGTCGTCGCCGAGCGCCGCGACCGTCGCCGCCTGGACCGGCGCCGGGGTCATCATCCCGCCGTGCTTGCGGATCTGGAGCAGCTCGTGCAGGACGCCCGCGTCCCCCGCGACGAAGGCCGCCCGGTACCCGGCGAGGTTGGAGCGCTTGGACAGCGAGTGGACGGCGACGACACCCTCGTACGTCCCGCCGCAGACGTCCGTGTGCAGCACGGAGACGGGCTCGGCCTCCCAGCCGAGCTCCAGGTAGCACTCGTCGCTGAAGACCAGCACCCCGTGCTCCCGCGCCCAGGCCACGATCCGGATCAGCTCGTCCTTCGGCAGGACCCGGCCGGTGGGGTTGGAGGGGGAGTTGAGCCAGAGGAGCTTCAGCCCTTCCGGGTCCAGCTCCGTCGGGTCGTCGTAGACGACGGGCTCGGCGCCGCAGAGCCGCGCGCCGACCTCGTACGTCGGGTAGGCGAGCCGCGGGTAGGCGACCTTGTCGCCCGCGCCGAGGCCCAGCTGGGTCGGGAGCCAGGCGACCAGTTCCTTGGAGCCGACGACCGGCAGCACGTTCTCGTGTGCCACGCCGACCGCGCCGAGCCTGCGCCCCGCCCAGCCGGTGAGGGCGTCACGCAGCGCCTCGGTGCCCCACACCGTCGGATAGCCGGGGCTGTCCGCGGCGGCCGTCAGCGCCGCCTGGATCAGCTCGGGCACCGGGTCGACCGGGGTGCCGACCGACAGGTCCACGATGCCGTCCGGGTGGGCGCCGGCCGTCGACTTGTACGGCGCGAGCTTGTCCCAGGGGAACACCGGGAGGCGGGAGGAGACGGGGACTGCTGCGGACACGGAACTCTGCTTTCTGGTACGTGGCATGGCTGCCGGAAAACACCTCGGTCCCGCACGGTGACGAGCCGTACGGGACCGGGCGGCGCTCGTGCGGCCGTCGCTACTGGTTCTGCGGCGGCAGCGCGGCGATGAACGCGTGGTCGCGCTCGATGAGGCCCAGCTTGGAGGCGCCACCCGGGGAGCCGAGGTCGTCGAAGAACTCGACGTTCGCCTTGTAGTAGTCCTTCCACTCCTCCGGGGTGTCGTCCTCGTAGAAGATGGCCTCGACCGGGCAGACCGGCTCACAGGCTCCGCAGTCGACGCACTCGTCCGGATGGATGTACAAGGACCTGGAGCCCTCGTAGATGCAGTCGACGGGGCACTCTTCGATGCAGGCCTTGTCCTTCACGTCGACACAAGGCTGCGCGATGACGTAGGTCACGCTGTCGTTCCTCCTCGGTAGGGCGTTGGCTCTCGCGCGGGAGCGCGGCGTCGTCGATGCCCGCCCCTAGTATCTCCGTTCCGGGGCACGATCCGAACAGGAGGGGCGTACAGAGCTGTGGAATTCACCATCGGCGGACAACTCGAGGTTCGCATGACGCCTGCTGACGTGGGCAAACGCGTGTCCGTGCGGCGCGTCGCCGAAGCCCCCGCCGAGGGTGCCAGGTTCACCGATACGGTAGGTGTTCTCACATCGTGGGATGACGGCGTGCTGTCGGTCACGACGAAGCACGGCCGGATTGTCCGCATTCCGGAAGCTTCTCTGGTGGCGGGCAAGATCGTGCCCCCGGCCCCGGCCCGCCGCCGTGGACCGGCCGCCTCCTTCGGGGAACTCGCCCTGGCCACCGCACGCGCCTGGCAGCCGGTGGAGAGCGAAGCTCTCGGCGCGTGGCGGCTGCGCGCGGCGGGCGGCTTCACCCGCCG from Streptomyces sp. NBC_01341 includes these protein-coding regions:
- a CDS encoding ATP-binding protein, producing MSLPLTRRIARAALLIAAAAPVVGAAGAASAAGLPQTPALGGLTSLDGAGLSSTLDSTSKQGSEVANDTGGKVVGTTLPAAGKSLQQAGSVAEGELSGDTLPTKSLPTKGLPIG
- the dapC gene encoding succinyldiaminopimelate transaminase; protein product: MSAAVPVSSRLPVFPWDKLAPYKSTAGAHPDGIVDLSVGTPVDPVPELIQAALTAAADSPGYPTVWGTEALRDALTGWAGRRLGAVGVAHENVLPVVGSKELVAWLPTQLGLGAGDKVAYPRLAYPTYEVGARLCGAEPVVYDDPTELDPEGLKLLWLNSPSNPTGRVLPKDELIRIVAWAREHGVLVFSDECYLELGWEAEPVSVLHTDVCGGTYEGVVAVHSLSKRSNLAGYRAAFVAGDAGVLHELLQIRKHGGMMTPAPVQAATVAALGDDEHVTQQRARYARRRTVLRAALEAHGFRIEHSEASLYLWATRDEPCWDTVAYLAGLGILVAPGDFYGPAGDHFVRVALTASDERVDAAAERLA
- the fdxA gene encoding ferredoxin; amino-acid sequence: MTYVIAQPCVDVKDKACIEECPVDCIYEGSRSLYIHPDECVDCGACEPVCPVEAIFYEDDTPEEWKDYYKANVEFFDDLGSPGGASKLGLIERDHAFIAALPPQNQ